One window of Quercus robur chromosome 5, dhQueRobu3.1, whole genome shotgun sequence genomic DNA carries:
- the LOC126727138 gene encoding beta-glucosidase 47-like isoform X8 — protein sequence MPGKIMDGSNGDIAVDQYHRYPEDLDLMDLMGVNSYRFSISWARILPKGRFGKVNRAGIDHYNNFINALLHKGIQPFVTLTHYDIPQELEGKYGAWLSSKAQEDFKYYADVCFRFFGDRVKYWSTLNEPNVVAIRGYRTGDYPPCRCSWPFGNCSSGDSEKEPFVVAHNMILSHAAAVGIYRTNYQKKQGGSIGIVMNAVWYEPISDSWEDKLAAERAQSFYMNWFLDPIIRGKYPIEMQEILQSDLPMFSKHDLEMLKNKLDFIGINHYTSYYIKDCIFSPCEPGPGASRTEGFALQTVKKNNIFIGEPTACGWIFVYPQGMEKMVTYTKERYNDIPLFITENGFCDKENPHSTMENSIHDVKRVEYMNSYLDALATAMRKGADVRGYFAWSLLDNFEWLYGYTIRFGLHYVDYATLKRTRKLSATWYKDFIANHKAHKFSAGGAPQEQQLTRNSLKLNATSNKLCQNFVSLAQ from the exons GAGGATCTAGATCTGATGGATCTAATGGGAGTCAACAGCTATCGTTTCTCCATATCATGGGCAAGAATTCTACCCA AGGGAAGATTTGGAAAAGTGAATAGAGCTGGCATTGATCATTATAACAACTTCATAAACGCTCTTCTGCATAAAG GGATCCAACCCTTCGTGACATTGACTCATTATGACATTCCTCAGGAGCTTGAAGGCAAATATGGAGCTTGGCTGAGTTCCAAAGCGCA GGAGGATTTCAAATATTATGCAGATGTATGTTTTAGATTCTTTGGGGACCGGGTCAAGTACTGGTCCACTTTAAATGAGCCCAATGTAGTAGCGATTCGCGGTTACAGGACAGGCGATTACCCACCATGTCGCTGCTCCTGGCCATTTGGGAATTGTAGCAGTGGGGATTCAGAGAAAGAGCCTTTTGTTGTGGCTCATAACATGATCCTATCCCACGCTGCTGCTGTCGGTATTTATAGAACCAACTACCAG AAAAAACAAGGAGGTAGCATTGGAATTGTTATGAATGCTGTGTGGTATGAACCTATTAGTGATTCCTGGGAAGATAAGTTAGCAGCTGAGAGGGCTCAATCTTTCTACATGAACTG GTTCTTAGACCCAATTATACGTGGGAAATATCcaatagagatgcaagaaattCTTCAATCTGATTTGCctatgttttcaaaacatgatttgGAGATGCTGAAGAATAAATTAGACTTCATTGGCATCAATCACTACACCAGCTACTATATAAAAGACTGTATATTTTCTCCGTGTGAACCAGGACCAGGAGCTTCGAGAACAGAAGGTTTTGCTTTACAAACAGTTAAAAAGAACAATATCTTCATTGGCGAGCCG ACGGCATGTGGCTGGATATTTGTCTATCCTCAAGGAATGGAGAAGATGGTGACATATACAAAAGAGAGATATAACGACATTCCATTGTTTATAACAGAAAATG GGTTTTGTGATAAGGAGAATCCCCATTCCACCATGGAAAATTCAATTCATGATGTCAAGAGAGTGGAGTACATGAACAGCTACTTAGATGCTCTAGCAACAGCAATGAG GAAAGGAGCAGATGTGAGAGGGTATTTTGCATGGTCCTTGCTTGACAACTTTGAGTGGCTATATGGATATACCATTAGGTTTGGGCTTCATTATGTTGATTATGCCACTCTCAAGAGAACTAGAAAACTATCAGCGACTTGGTACAAAGATTTCATTGCTAACCATAAGGCACACAAATTTAGTGCTGGTGGGGCACCTCAAGAGCAACAGCTTACTAGAAATTCATTAAAGCTGAACGCCACCTCAAACAAGCTGTGTCAGAATTTTGTTTCTCTAGCACAATAG